Part of the Solanum pennellii chromosome 10, SPENNV200 genome is shown below.
TTAGATACTGACACTTCTTGGCTTATACatgattttatttctttatattttgacacTCCTTAGACCAAATTCTAGCTCCGCCACTGATTACTGAACTCCCGGATATATTATTGAACATAAAGATACATAAGCAGACATTCAGATACATAGGATAGGGATGTATGGGAAGGAATGTAAATCCAAGAAGAAAGGGATATATTAGCGAGAGGAGAGTGATGCACTGAGAGGGATTGAAGAggaaatttgtaaaaatatgataaaataaatatgtctCTTGATAATTTTCCTAATCTAATTATCCACGGCATTCATAATATATACAATCCAATAGAAATAATACTTTGCATGTAATTTTACATGGCTCATATATTTTTAGCTGGTATTATGTGCATCTTGAAATAAAGTCAAGTTTACTATTTTTCTGAATATTCTATGTAGCGAGGAAaccaatacaataaaataatactcGCATAGGATATAATATGTTACTCTCCCAAGATAAATGATTAAAACTAatgatgaattaattaattttataaaaaaggaCAGTCTTGGATGCTTTAGACAAATATTCTCAATTTTGTGAGGGACCAAATCAAATGTAACTTTTTCTAGCCCCCTcccaccccaccccccaaaCCTGCCCCTACCTACTAaaaggagggggggggggtggatataatattttgtgaaattgaATAGTTATGTGACgtatattataaaattagtggtaCAGAAATTAAAGAGAAGGATAATCCTTCCTGGGGAGTTGGGACCTCACATTCTAAAGTGAATAGAATCAGACATTCTGTCTAAATAGCTAGTATAACAAAAATTTATGAGGCTAATGTTATATGTGTGAATATGATCTTATTCGGGGCGAAATATTCATTGTATGGCTCAGTCTGAAGtcaattaaattatgaaatagtATATTCTTTTGTGGTGGTATGCAGATTCTTGAGAGTCTAAGTTTCTCGCcccaatttattttttgttggttCAAGTACTATAATGATCCTTATAATCTTAATGTTGATCTCGAATAGGTCTTTTGCATCTATTAAGCCAGATACATAATATCTATAGGGGAGTATAGGAGTACTCGCGAGAAGCCTTTGCTAGAGGGTAAATTTGTAGTCGAGCTCAGTCTATTACTCTCTTGCAATTTGACAAAATTGTACATTTTGTCTTAAAATGAActaatctttaatttttgtcctaaaaaattgtttctttttcatttattttttccttagcAATTGATTTACACCTAATGGGATATAAGTTCTATAGAAACAAAATTCATATCTGGACAtaacatatgaaatattataataCGAAAACATAAATATACACCTTGTGACTTCTTTTTTAAGTTACTGAGGAACATAAACTAAAGATGAACGTAAAATAAGGACAAAAGTGAAAATGATCCTTGCAAGTTTTAGATGGCCCATAACTCTGATCCATAGGGTGGCTAAAATTGGGCCTCAGTACAAGATAGGCCTACAGGCTTGGACAGAGTAGGCCCATTGGATATTCAGGGCCCGATAGGAAAAAGACGTTACCTTTCAGAACCATCCACATCTAACATATAGATAcgaaaatttgtataaaattgaagatAAATCAACGGATTTTAACTTCTAGTTCATTTCCTATAAGTACAAGACTACGTACTCATTTTCACTAGCTCTTTACAAGTCTAATAAAGAACAATTTAATGTAAAGATAGAAAATGAGATCTTCCTAACTATgaagcaaataaaaaaaaaatcaacaaaaagtgTTTGACTttacatttcaaccataatataCCAAGAGTAAaagcatgatatatatataaaccttGGATGCTAAAAATTGGTTAAGATAAGATATGATCATGCACCATAGAGCATTAAATTATATAGGGAATTAGTAGTAGTAGTTGTTAAAAAGTCATGAGAAGTTGAAAACTAAGATGACCACACGTGCCTTGTTGTATGATTAAACTTCTACAGTTACCAAGTTCTAACCtactatgaacatgatatttgtATTTGCACTTACTATATTCTAATTCTATGTGCTTTGACAAAGacacataaaaatgaaatttggaGTAAAATACTTGAATTTGTGTGCATTGGGTCGATCTCCGAGGGCAGTCCgcctttttttgttttccacTTAATTAGGGCATGTCTTGACACTTTGAGGTCAGATTAACtcagatttacatttttttttaaaaagtattttgagAATAAGCTTATAGTATTAAAGGTgggttcatttttttaaattcaaatatgagATTTTTGATTAAGAATGGAGAAATAATTGTCATCCATTATAATATACGTTGGTCGTGAGGCTCTACTTTACCTTTCTCTGTTTTTAATTTCGATCAGTGGCGGAATCGAAATTTTCAataatgaaattcaaatataaagaagtaagCGCACGAAGAAGTCAAAGACATTCAACATCtactacatatatatacataaaaaataatattaatcaaCATGAATTTTGTGGTGAAATACTCagatatattaattattgtttctAAAGAGTAAgtcaaagtctgaaatgaacaGAGTAAGAGTAACAATTGAAAAAACTCCGTAAACATGACGattttgatgttgatatttacTCTAAACAATAGCTTAACAAATTTAACGATGGCCCGAGGAATCATAGTAGCTCAATTGGCTAGCTTCAAGTACTTACATCGTATTGATTCCCCACTATGTAAATTCCTCCACCAGTTCTCAAACCCCTATtcctatttaaaaaataaaaaaatctctcaataaaaataattatataagtaCTAGATTTTTACAATATTATGAAATgtatatttcatatatgatatgtgtatAATTTAATACTTCATTATACACTAAATTTATACGAGCAATATCTACAAATTGTTACAGCTAGGAGTGTGAAAATGTGTTTAGCCAGCTgactaaaaatatttagatgGCATTTTTATTCCTCAACCAATATTATATATCTccttctcttttatttatttattactaatgtAAAAACcacttttctttctctttttctcctccACTCTTCCTCAACCCATCGTCTTTTACTCAAAGTTTTGATCTCATAACTCAACTCATGACAAATCACTCAATAATCAAGTGAGCATAGTTTTTCTCGTCATTGCGCTTGTTCAGATCAGGTCTACTTGCGATCCTTCTTCAAAAATAGAATATTCTTTCGATATGTCGAATCCAGACCTTTTCCAAGTAaaacaagaagaagatgatgagaaAAAGGTTATTACTTACAAAATTCCAGATAGGTGCATAGAGGATATTGCACCTAGTCAACATGACACCGTTGACCAAAACCAAGATGAAAACAATCCAGATCATgatgataaaaaagaaatactatTTCAAGAAGAGGATCTAGATAAAGGAAGCCCATGTTCAGGACAATTTGGAACGATACAGAGAAGATCAACACAGACGTTGTGTGAAGATGATGACACATATAAATCGAGAAATGATGATAGCGACGATGATGATGGTGGATTTACAACTCCAACTTCTTCGGATCACAAAATCCCAGTGATGACAACGTGTCCACCAGCACCTAAAAAAAGTATCAAAAGAAAAGTTTCAGATTCACCGAACATACATCCAACTCTTCATGTTGACTTTGAAGATTTGGAAGAGAATATCAAGAAATTAAGAAGAAATGATCATCAAGAATGAACTTCATTTATATTAAAGGTGAGGAATAAAATTCATCGACCATTATATATATTCTATGGATTTGAGTTACATAGAATAATACCATATATAATAATTGTaacatttataatttatatgtatttatttacCCTAGGatacaaattaatatatatcCGTAATCAATTACCTTTATATTTGCATCTCCTTGGCTGATAATAATTACAAGTACTCCATATCATTTGATTTTGGTATTTATCCATTTTTGAAGATTTATTCTGAAGCATATTATTCCAAAAACTTGTGTTTTTTAAGGAATCATCCTTTGATGATCGATTATCTTGGACGATTTGTATAGCGttgttagtttaaattttaaatagaatattttttatttaaacttatagtacattatgattaaatttattgttatgATACAATTAAACATATCATTCTATGCCACAATTGATTTGGtgttatcatattattatctttttttctcaatttatcaTTGTTTATTACGTAATAATTCTCCATTTTATCATTTcgcttattttttttaatctattatagTTTTACCTCGtctcctatttttcttgtagATTTATCCCTTAGATTATTGATATCTGACATTAtgttataacaaaatataaaataatctattcaaatattatattaatcaaaataatacattataatacaatataatacgaTATAATATGATACATTATAGAATGATATATAACGACGATCCAAACAAGATGTTAAGCAACCGAAATAGATATGTAGTACTCCCTTTGTCGGGGATTGTTGTCATgttttactttttgaaaatcaatttgactaattttcaaagttaaattagatcacattaattcgatatcttaaacaaaaaaaattagatatccTAAagctatatgaaaagtactataaattgcaatctTTTGCAtattagtatgatgaaaaaatatatcttagaatgttagtcaaagtttttatagtttgactctaaaaatagaaatcatgataaACAATACCGAACGGTGATAGTAGTAAGTACTAGTGTAGGAAATTTATGAGTTTCTCCTTGTGGAAGTGGATTTAATTTGCATTAATCACAATTTTGAGTTATTGATAGTATAAACTCCTTACAAAGACGAATCAACTTTCTCATATTCACAAGCTAAATATTATCTACTAAGGTCTGAGAGGCaaataattttgcaaattaaATTTATGGTGGGGAGAACATATACGAGTTAATGATCTAACTAGCTTCTTTATAGATCCACTACAACGAATGAATGATTTAGcggtaataatataattattgttacattatatatttgataaaaataataataagtataaatatttattaccatcattttataaattatcGCTAAAGGATTTAACAACTGTGAATATAATAACTTTAACTCAAAATATTAatgctaaaaaataataatttatcatcaatattaAATATCTCTTTTGGTACAATGATATAACCGACCCAATAGCATTTTCTAACAAAATATACTAGAAATTCAACCCTAGTAATGAAAGAAGAAAACCTAGTACTGTTTCAGATGCAGTGCTTGGGAAGCTTTCTAGCTAGGTCATAAATATATATGGTGCTTtaatttcaacaatattatattttggagatataatatattaatatttctaaataCTACCATTCAATTCACAAGTCACAACACGCTTTGGTAATGTGGTTGATTTTTTGAACTTTAGGTAGACAACAAATttaacaatttcttttattattataagattTTCTACAATATTTATCATGAAAATGATATGcctatagaaaaaataatatatactgCCAAGAATGATAGTAGCAATCATAACGCTGTATTTGTAGCCCTAGTTACTGTTTTTAGCTTGAAGGTCAGCATTCAtggtaattttatttaatgtttgacATCTATTTTGAGCCTCGATTAATTTAGATTCACACTATATCAAAAGCCGATTCATTATAGTTAGGGCAATGTTCCCCTTGTATCAAATTTTGTCTATTCCCCTGCTCAAATCCCAGACTACTTGTCAAGGAACGGAGAGATCTTATACATCTCATCACCACCTTTGATGGTGGTTCATGGGTGGACCATCGTGCTCGATAGCTTTGACGATCAAGTATTTATGTTaaacttttcattatatatataaaggcaTTAAAAGGGAGAATTACTAATAACACTTGAAAGTCTAGTACTACCATAAGTCAAACACACGTAAGAATGATTGAATTGGTGTAGCAGGTGATATTTCATAAAGAAAGCTAAGAATCAATTAACATCTTTTCAATCAAGCTCGTCACACTGCAATTACACTAGTGCGATTTAAATTTCTAATCTAATTTATGAAATTGCTGCACTAGAAAAATTTAGCTTGTATGGACTCAAAAAATAACGATCACAAATTTTTCTGATATtcctcaaaaaaaaagaaattactaaAGTACAGAATTTGGTATTTGTACAAGTGGCTTCTCATCGTTTCTGATTTGAATGATTCTTTTGGCATGTTGGTCATGTAATAAGTATAACAAACGTACGTGATACGATTGAGCTTTAGTTTGTCATTTTACAGTGTAATCAAAAGCGTACGTAGTAAGTCAATCAAAAGCGTACGTGGAAAGATCAATCAGAGTTAAACTTCAATTAGAATATGCATATACTTTATTTTAGTGAGTGCTTAATcgttaaaatgaaataatctttttattatattagaaatttttgaagttaaaattattGTTAGTCATACACTTTTAAAttgacaaaatataaactttatgataatttatatgtgatgtcttttaattttatctataaatcaatcaaacaggaaataaagaaaaatcaattttaaaaaaatgggttgaaattataaaatacaatattcatattCAGAAAAAGCAATAAACTACACAGTACAGTACACACCAAGgaaaagtcaaaatcaaaaGTGAAGGCAAGTACAAATTAATAATGgaagaaaaaatcattttaattaattgcaACTCTCATTTAAACAGCcagtaaaattcaaaaaaaaaagaaaaagaaaaaaagatgacATGAATATTTTAACATTCTACTAATAATGGTTATAGCTATATTGGACTTAGTTAATAAATGGTGGATTATTGACTTACCTAAACGCTATGCGAACAAATGTGCGAGTTATAATCTCATCGAactctttaaaatatattaagatgtaattgtcttatttatttttttaaaattttaatatctattaataacataatttttttattataactttatataaaatattaaataaaaaaatacttataaaatattaaaatagaaattacacatccattctatttttttttaatgatttaaccTTGTACATATGTACTTCTTTTTTGGGCCTTTAACAAACGATTCAAATGTTTTACCGTAGAGCCGACTCAGTGTGATGATGAGTGATTTGTGGCGGTGGTTATACTAAGGTAGCTAATTTCAGTggttcattattttaaatttttttttactaatttaaattgtgaagtaaagttatatattaaaaaaaaagtataatagaAAATGGTTCAATCATAATAGACGAAATAACgcataatacataattatagatgtgtataaataaatattaaaatttgtataaaattaaataaatagacacatttattgtattttatattttatataatatttttatattctatgtaatattttaagtgtattatatcatttaaaataaaatatatatatctacttatgcatattcaaaattgaaagacataatattaaagataaatgacataataatgtattaagccatgaaataatttttttaatgaagtgaaacttaaataatttattattagagTTAGAAATAATGGGAAAAATCAGTGGATTAATGTGTGGCCGTTTCTAATTTTTCTCAACCCCTTTAACGTTATAGGGTAACGCTTCATCATCAGATCCGAATTTGTcgtttattttcttctttttctcatcTTTCTTAACAAAGCACTATCCATTTTTCGATTTCACTCATACACAAGCAAATTCTACctctaaatttaaaattaaaaaaaagaaaaaaagaaaaaaagaggtgAGAATATGATCACAATCATATatgttcttcaattaattttattcttcttcattttattattactatatatattattcttcTCTAGCTCAAACTCTGCTAGTGCATGTGATCtgtgaaatattttttgaattattaattattgcgATTTGCGTCCATTACTACTTTCTTGAATATGTATGTACCTTTATTGAAAGTTTAGATTCTTGAAACCTGAATTGACGTCAATGTATTCGTTTTCCCATTAGGTGACTGTTGCAATATCTTTGTTTGTGCATTTCCTTCATTatttatgtgtatttgtttAACTTCTCTTGAATTTTAATTGATTGGTTAATGAGATTGATTTTTTAGAAATCCTTGTTGTGcaaattgaatatattatgaGAAAATTTTAACTATCTAAAATTTCGTAAATGTGAAACTACAGTCTAATATTTTGTCAATGTAAATCAACAATATTTGAGTGAGTCATGAGCATTTCTTGGGATGTTTAAGGAAAGCTACAAAGAACTTGGAGATCATGAGGAAACTTTGTAGTGAAATTTATCCAACCTTTGTAAAATACTACtccttttatttcaatttatgtgacgtTATTTGACTTGatacaaagtttaagaaaaaaaagatatttttgatgTCTAAAGTAAGTTATTGATATAGAAACGTGTCTTTGTTTTTAGTAGTGGCTAAAACGTAAATTGTGTCaaataaattgagacagaaGGAGTATAGGATATATGCAACTAGATTAGAGCTTCGTAGTGTTTTTTAGTTGTATGTATGTATCATGGAATGTTATAGGATATTTTTGTGGTCTAAGGTATTATTTGTTGCTAACTTATTTGTTGTtcaatattagtaaaaaatggCTGATGTTGATGATATTCAACCTCTTGTTTGTGACAATGGAACCGGCATGGTTAAGGTAATGAATTGAACCATCAATTATTAACATTTTGATTGAAGAAAttcgaaaaaaaagaaaaaaaatctgttCTCAGCTGTAGTATGTGTATCTTATATAGGCTGGTTTTGCTGGAGATGATGCCCCAAGGGCAGTTTTTCCTAGCATTGTTGGACGTCCTCGACATACTG
Proteins encoded:
- the LOC107002040 gene encoding cyclin-dependent protein kinase inhibitor SMR3-like; this translates as MSNPDLFQVKQEEDDEKKVITYKIPDRCIEDIAPSQHDTVDQNQDENNPDHDDKKEILFQEEDLDKGSPCSGQFGTIQRRSTQTLCEDDDTYKSRNDDSDDDDGGFTTPTSSDHKIPVMTTCPPAPKKSIKRKVSDSPNIHPTLHVDFEDLEENIKKLRRNDHQE